The sequence atctaaagaggtctatggtcacggttttttacagtgaccaaaaagggtctatggtcacggtttttcaaaaaaaggtgacctaaaagggtctatggtcagaTTAGTATgtttactttataatttaaattaaaaataattatttgaactCAATGATATCTTGATAAATGAAATTTTAtctattctaaaaataatccttaaaatattatatttaaattctaaattgtTATTCTATCACATATATTTTGTAAAATTGTTATATTACTCATATATATTTAATTCTAACTCTAAAATTCCTAAAAGAAACCTAATTCCCCAATCCCTAAATCAAAACACAACGCACACACACGTTCAAAAAAGGATGGAAACGAGAAACAGGGGAAGCTCGAGGGGGAAGAAGAAGGGAAGGAGAGGGAGAAGAGCGTGCCGGCGTCGTGCCCAGCTCGTCGCCGTGGAGCTGTCGCCGCTCTCATCATGGGCCATCGCTCGTTGTCACTGCTGGGTTCTTTGTCAGCGCTACTGTAgacaagaagagaaagagaaaaagccagCGGGAGAGAAGAGGAGGAGGGCCGCTGTCTCGCGCCGTCACTGTCACGCCTTGTTGTCGCAGCTATGGAGACCGCCACCGTTGTTGGAATCACAAACTGAGGAGAAAGGGAGAGCGACACTGAGAGAGATTGACGGAAGCCAGTGAAGCGCGTGAGAGAAGGGGAGCCGATTTCCGTCACCACCACCGGACCCAGTCGCCACCGGTGGAGCTCGCTGTCCCTGGAGGTGAATCGGTGTCGTGTCCTTGCTGCCAGGGCCACCAGCGCTACTGCTACTCCTCAAATTCCGCCTCTTTTCCTTTGGCGGTTTCTGCCGCAAATTCCACCCCCAACATCACCATCCTTCTTGTATTCATTGGGGAACTTCTTACTTCTTAGTTTCCTAATTATATGTTGAAACTTCTGGGCTTAAATTCTCCGGTACTGATTATTCATCATTTCTTTGCTTCATCCAATATTTCCGGTAATCCGCATGTTATTTCTGTTATACTTTCCAATGTTGTTTAAATCATTTGAAACTTTTTTGCTACGTTATTCAGTTGTATGTATTGGTGTTGTTTGATTGGTTGTGTGTCCCTTTGATGATCTTGCTTGGTGTATTGTAGTGTTTTCTGTTTCTTGATTCACAATGAAAAATGAAAGCTTGACAATTTTCCTTTCTCAATTAGCTGTTAAGGTCTAGTTTGATATGATAAACATAGTTGAATCTGTTTTTACTCTTTGTTGAGTTGTGTTGAGTTGAGTTCAGCTTAATTATGTTATGCTTGGTTGCCAATGATTACGTAGCTGATTTCAAGTCTGGATAATCAAGGAGGATTTCAGATGAGATTGGAGGAGGATAAGTTATCAGAGAGAAAGTAGCAATAGCACATGTTGAAGAAAAATATGTTGTTCAGATGGTTTTATGTATTTTCTTGGAGTAGAAACAAAATGATAAATTTTCCTCCAGAAAatgttaattttttgttacacatATTTCAAAACTGATGCaagtgttttattttttgtttcttaataCAGGTATTATGGACATATCTTTGTTAAATGTGCTCTCCAATGGCATATCCTCATTTTTTGCATCCATCATTTTCAGAATTGACCAAAAAAAGCTGTATCAAATTTAACATGTATGGATTTCAGAATGtgttttattaatttattgtaCTAAAGTTGAATATAAAGATATATCTGTAAAAAGGCAGAAACCACAGAACACCAAAAGGCTGTCTTCATACTATATATCTTATAGTTTTGTGTTTAACCAATTACGCTCAGGCTAGAGAAGTATAAATATCAAATTTGTTTGTATAGGTGCTTGAGGATGACCCTAGATATTGGGAAGTGATGTCATCTGCACTCTCAGTTGGTTGGCTTGATATTGTGGTTAGTAAAAAGCTAAtgtatttctttcattttcttcttcacaTATATTGTTTCCTTGTAAATAAATACTGCATGTTGAAGTTGGCTTTTGTGTACAAGTGAAAATGCTGCGGTTGCATAGATCTTATCAACTAGATCAGCTTAGTAATCGTGAGCTTGGCATCAAATCATTAACATAATACTATATAGGATTACTTGTATTGGTTTTATGTAGGAATGTGTCTTTTAGATATATGCAGAGATTGAAAATCATTGTTTTGTTTGTGTACTTTTTTATCCTATCCTTTTTATATTATGGATCTGTTAGCCTTGTAATATCTTAATAATGTTTCTTCTTTTACAACCCCCCAATAAAGAAAAATTCTGGAATTGTTTTATATGAAGCTGATGTTGTTGCTACTGTATCACATATTTATTACTGTATCTCATTTTCTGCCATCATCTGATTACTCAGTTAGAGAATGGGCTTGTGGAGGCAGTTGCTGTTCTTATTTCCAAAATGCCCCGCCTATGTCATGAATCTACTAATGGAAAATTAGGTGAACTCTTTAAATCCAAGCCTGGCTTCATCAAGGTATATTCCAATGCTGCTATAGAGAACTACTTTTATGTTTGCTTTTAGACACATTTATTCTTGTGACATTTGTAATTCCATTTTAGGACTTGTAGATATATGCTTGAACATGATAGTTATTGTGGAGTTATGGCTTTATGCTAAAAGATATACAGTTTTGTAACTTGCTTTTTCATCTCTTGAAATTATATTTGGATGCCACACAATGTGTTCCTTACCTAGAATGTCAACATGAAACACTTAGTTATtaagttttaaaaaataaagCTATAGTAGGATGACACAAATTCTCACATTTAAATTCCAAtagaagatttttttttgttggattTGTATCTCAATGGGAGCTATAACTAGGTAGGCTTTTATCATTCACTTTCTAGCTTCGAACTTTTTCTTTGGAAGGAGGGTTACAAATGGCTTGCTAAACAACAATGGGTTTGTAGGAAAAAAAACTTGGGTTTAGTTCACAGTTAATGCATTGTCATAATTAGTTGCCACCGAAGAGATCTCATTAATTTGTTAAATACTTCCTCCATTAAGATTTTGTGGTTATTTGTAAGGAACTAAGGATCATATAAAACGTAAAGGGATTACAGTCCATTATATGGTGGCTGAAATGGCTTGTGAAAGAGGGTGTTTCCATCATTGTGATTCTTGAGAAGTAGATTTTTGTATCTCTGTAGCACTAAGGATTTCATATTATATTCATGAGCAAAAATTgttttaggtaattttatttgttGAATTGGAAACTCATGTATGTTTTTGTCCAATGTGAATCAAAATTTGGTAACAGTTTTACTATTGTTAAGctaattttgtttgatttttaatgTTATAGGTAAAGTTTGCAATCCAATACATGCAAAGAGCAATTCAAAAGCTTTTGGGTTGCACTGAAAAAAATCCAGAAGAAAGGAAAGGGTGCTGCCTAATTGTTCTATTCTCATACTTGTATTTTGGATGAGATGGAATGAGTCTTATAATGACTTTAGTTATCTACATGTAATATTTTGATGTCTTGTGTACTTTTTGAAACGAGATTTTACGTGTTATTACATGTAATCGATATTTACACTATTTTTATTTGTGTTGTTTGAACTAAAAACATATCtatcttataataaaatttttataatttagatttcttgaatttcttatttttagatttatttggTGATTATGATCGTTTTGGGATGTgattatgttttaaaaaaaattaaatcgtaTAAAACAAAACAGGCTATGGTCAccgttttaaggaggggtgaccatagaggctatggtcacggttttaaagaggggtgaccatagaggctaaccgtgaccatagataaggctatggtcacggttttaaggaagggtgaccatagataaagctatggtcacggctttaaagaggggtgaccatagaggctatggtcacggtgaaaaccgtaatcatagataaggctatggtcacggtttttaggaggggtgaccatagaggctatggtcacggtaaaaaaccgtgaccatagataaggctatggtcactgtttaaggaggggtgaccatagagctatggccacggtgaaaaccgtgaccatagataaggctatggtcacggttttaaagaggggtgaccatagaggctatggtcacggtgaaaaccgtgaccataggtaaggctatggtcacagttttcaagaggggtgaccatagaggctatggtcacggtgaaaaccgtgaccatagataaggctatggtcacggtttttatgcgtgaccatagattaatctatggtcacggtaaaaaaacgtggcctaaagtgtCAGAATTTCAAAATTGTAACCGTGACGATagaaactgtgaccatagataaaaaaactgtgaccatagacctatggccacgagagaataggccacggtaaaaaaccgtgaccataggtccaaaaccgtgaccatagatctatggtcactcTTTTTCCtagctatggtcacagttttttaccgtgaccataggcctttttttttgtagtgtttggAACGtcccttaggccacgcttttcatattttcttctttcttcacctacaagtaatcaaatcaaccaatcaaagtatcactaaattcacaaggtttataaatcactaaaattcaattaaatttggctttatcctcatgatttagcatcaaataaatggtggttgtttgattcaaagaagtcatgcattttcattctaaattacttacttagaatgcaagaaagtgcataaaacctaataaaaacaaagaaaatggctagtgaaactaggctaagatgacttgtcatcacgacaccaaacttaaaacttgcttgtccccaagcaagcacttaaacataagagaagatagaatgaaatagataGGTATGGATGTCCTTATTAGGCAAATAGTTGAATTTtgtttatggggttttatgcagatcaaaaatagctcatttattacttgctgtcaaaacaaacaatgtttccttaaaggttcaccaaggttgctgctatGATTCCTTGTCTTTTTGCTTATTTCCATTgtaagctttttctttttttttttcttttgcatttcagagcttattacttattaaagacttggtggcaaatgttgtagtggcctttggcttattttcactcaacatttcttcaccacagacacatggctcacctttttcttcctaggatcattgatgcccagcatctctttggatcactaaatgttttgtagctaggttgctctttattgtggactttcagttgacaatcccaaattagttgatctaagttgccaagttttaagatactccttagaacctacttgtccaagcatatcctagtacgcaaacaccacaggcatatgtcctagggtccaagctattggtgtctagccttattgtttgtttctttgccaacttttggcttttcttctttctttttctttctgttttggtttattttcaaggggctttcattatttgaaggatcatagcagcaaactagcttaagcttTAAGAAACAAGTCATTCTGCAACATTTATTTCATGAGCTAATAGTTGAAtcaaacacacaccaccactaatctttcattctaacttttgcaacattgaacaattacttttctaaatcaaacatctttcttttattcaaacagcaagggagACAAGACAAAGTGTTCAAGCTGATGAGTGATGACATTTACTATGCAGATATTTTATTCTTAACTAGCTACTAATTTAAAcaaaagaaatagtaaaacatGAAGCAATTGGAGGCATGTCATGTTTCAGAcatgcatcttccttatttaagtaaaagcaagaaaaagagcTTCACCACCTCTATTTGTCAGGCATTTCCATTCTTTTGGATTTGTTGGATTCTCCCTTGTTCTTCTTCCTTTTCCCAAGCTTGGAGTAGTCACGAACTTCTTCACTAGTGCACCTTCTGTCCCAGATGGGATCAATGAGACCTGTGTGCCCAGCTGTCTCCAATCTTTTATACATTATTACTGTATAATGCTTGGTCTTTGCTTTCTGTTGGTCTCTTAAATCGTGGCACAGCTCAAATGGTTTGATTTGTGAATTTAATCCTGGCATGCAGTGGATTAAATACTCCAACTTTGCTTGTGTATCTTCATAATGCTCTATTCGCTGCACTTGTCTAGTTTCTCCAATGGTATGATGAACATTCTTCCACTGATAAAAGTTGTGAGTATATTCCCCATACTTAGCTTGGGTCAGGAACATCTTATCATATGACTCTTGAAGTCCTGTTGTTAGTTCCCTTTGTCCCTCAAGAACTTTAGCTTGAAGTTCTTGTTGTTGGGCCATTGATTGTTGCTGCCAGCTCTCCAATCTTTCCTCCATTCTATGTTGCCAAGCTTCATTTTGTTCCCTGTCCTTCGAATATTGTTCCCGGTGCTCTAgatattgctcttgttgttgcAGATAGAGTTCTTGTTGCCTTGAATACTGCTCTTGCGCTTTCACATTCTGTTGTGATatttcatcaagaacttcctgCAATTGACTCATATCTATGATACCCTGAGCTTGTTCATCCCTCCTATGTGACCTTCTTGTTCTGTgagttctctcttcttcttgatcttcctcctcctcttcattaAGGCCTTCCATTTTTCTCTTTGTGATTCCTCTGGTTCCTTTCACCTTCTCTGTATCTTCATCCTCGAAGAGCACTCCAGCTTTGTTACACAATCTCAGGATCGTGCTTGGGTGCCCAAGCCTACCCGATTTATTTGTGTCTTCAGCCATCTCCTGGATGCTATCTGCTATGAGTTGGGCAAGGTCGATTTCCCCACCATGTAGGATGCAGTATGTCAGGAGAGCTCTCTTGATTATGACTGATGAGGTATTCGCAGTGGGTAGTATTGATCCCCTTACCACCTCATACCACCCCTTTGCCTCAGGTCTGATATCAAGTCTCTTCAGACAACTCGGGGTTCCCTGTGAGTCTCTTTCCTAGTCTCTTCCTTCAATGCATAATCCCTCCAATATTTCATCAGGATCATTATCACCACGTAGTCTGTCTTCATAGCTAAGCTCATCATAAGTTATGGTTCTCAACTTTAGAGCTCTTGTGATTGATGGTGGGCTAAAGTCCACTTTAACACCTCTGACATAGCTTTTGTACGATGGGCTGTTTTTGATCTTCTTAACCGCATTGGCGTAGAACTCCCTTATCATCACAGCACTAATATCAGTGGGAGGACGGCACAGAAGATCCCATCTTCTTTCCTTGGTGATTTGTCGCATAATGGGGTATTCTCCCTCCCTTAGTTCGAACCCCATTTCAGGGATGACAATCTTTGTTTTCATGAGTCTATTGTATCTTGCTTCATGAAATTGGGATTTGAACCTTTTTGTGTCATAGGATGGAGGCTCTGTCACCATTGGTTCCTTTCCTAGTCTTCTCCTTGATCTTGAAGAGGCCATTGAATATGTGTGTGAATAAGAGATAGTTGGCGTTATGTTTAGAGTGATGTTCGGTTTTAttgtgaagagaagaaggaaattgTGTGCTTTGAGTGAGAGTGGTCTGTATGAAAGTGTTCTTTATGATGTGTTGGAGGCTATTTATGGACAAGGTTTTCAAGTTTCCCAACAAGATCACAAGAGAGGATTGTATTCGGTTATGATGATGAAGGGTGAGGATTGAGTTAAATAGTATAGAAATTCATGAAATGAATGGCCTGCATGTATTGTTGAGACTTGACAAGGATTCTCTTCCTATTGGTTGCTTGCTTTTTCGGTGTCTAATGGTGCATGCATGCAGATTTTGCTTTCCAAGATTGGCACACTTCTTTAGGCACATGTGATCCTTCTCTTGACTTGTCATAACCGTTCCTTTCTCTTGTCTTTTCCCTCAAAGCTTTTTTTTTCTAatcaaatcaaaatgaaatgcttCAGAACTTATTTAAAGCACGGTGGTCAAGTGGTATATGCTTACATTTTATATTATGGTCCTTAGTTGTGAAAGATCAATTGTGTCCCTGAACTaaagtttggtgaacaccaaacttgtttcttgctCAGTGATTAGAATAAACGCTTGTTACAATTGATACTTTCACCATAAGTGCCAATTTATCTCTTAGCataaatttctaaaactaaacaatGTATGATCCATCTTTGCATGATTTTGCTTTTCTgaacaaaagtaaaaaaaaaatttttttctcaaaatttgtacacatgcagacaccaaacttaatgtttggtcatatacttcACCAAAGTGACTAAGCATATGATCTAAGAATGCTTGAAATGTTAATTTTTGTGTGCtgtcaagcacaccaaacttagaagtctggCATGTACTTCAAAGCAGTGTATGCATCTGTCAAGGGTGTCCAGACAAATTCAAAATCATGCTAAAGTGATCAcactttattgaatttaaaagcaAGCAGGAAtcataaatcatgggttgcctcccatgaagcgctcgtttattgtcattagcttgacattgaccccctcttttatggtggttgatgactgtagtgcctcaacttgtcccctCTGATCGTGAGCTTCTTCTTGGTTCCTTGGTGCTCTATTTCAACATGTTCTagtgataatattttgctcacagtatagtaatcatcagtctgttggTCTGCTTCTAGTTGTTGATAGACTAATTGCACTTTGCCACCTTTGGAGAGCTcttctgttggaatttttttgttcttccaaccctttttgattctgtttttgtttttctt is a genomic window of Arachis ipaensis cultivar K30076 chromosome B06, Araip1.1, whole genome shotgun sequence containing:
- the LOC110263350 gene encoding nuclear pore complex protein NUP85-like; its protein translation is MSSALSVGWLDIVLENGLVEAVAVLISKMPRLCHESTNGKLGELFKSKPGFIKVKFAIQYMQRAIQKLLGCTEKNPEERKGCCLIVLFSYLYFG